In the genome of Methanopyrus kandleri AV19, one region contains:
- a CDS encoding metal-dependent hydrolase codes for MRFLRYRTHLLLTYVIVAYLWDPKHALAAALGSLLPDLDHPSSVASRALVPLEKATLLPLRRLINTVVGHRGILHWPVPWALGAFLAWWVGHTGLAAVLLGGCLHCLEDALTVRGVPLLVRRDGGRWRVWNLRLTPVPSDKWDAVLPPATVLLLCLVILACPSEFHTLGLDRIPGLEKVYWTIHERVYHRLLHPFDAYVGTFAREILRLEPMAAFAPC; via the coding sequence GTGAGGTTCTTGCGTTATCGGACTCACCTCCTGCTCACCTACGTGATCGTCGCATACCTCTGGGATCCGAAGCACGCGCTCGCAGCCGCTCTCGGGAGCCTGCTGCCCGATCTCGATCATCCCAGCTCCGTGGCTTCCCGAGCCCTCGTACCCCTTGAGAAAGCCACACTGTTACCGCTTCGTCGCCTGATCAACACGGTCGTCGGACACCGCGGGATCCTACACTGGCCCGTACCATGGGCGCTCGGAGCCTTTCTCGCTTGGTGGGTCGGACACACGGGTCTAGCCGCGGTCCTCCTGGGCGGGTGCTTGCACTGTTTGGAAGACGCGCTCACGGTGCGCGGGGTCCCGCTCCTGGTCCGTCGGGACGGTGGTAGATGGAGGGTATGGAACCTGAGACTAACACCCGTCCCCTCGGACAAGTGGGACGCGGTGCTACCGCCGGCGACGGTACTTCTCCTGTGCCTCGTGATCCTAGCATGCCCGAGCGAGTTCCACACGCTGGGACTGGACCGTATCCCGGGGCTCGAGAAGGTGTACTGGACGATCCATGAGCGTGTGTACCATCGGCTCCTACATCCGTTCGACGCGTACGTGGGTACGTTCGCCCGCGAGATCCTCCGACTGGAACCGATGGCGGCTTTCGCGCCGTGCTAA
- a CDS encoding PH domain-containing protein encodes MTEPLRPPELEDPKRVYVPVAGAGIATAVCLYLILPRGLFPALLALAVTAILLGVGTLVFRRYLGNQVELTPDAVILKGPGGTRRIPVEDILDVEERESGVVVLTKDLERVPMPFDSDRLRHGLRILLAHKKGSPGDAVVEAVRELGELPILEVVGGTVFARWRWLRVPLYSPGDPRLEEFHDRVLEAWMECKGLGKKPPSPEMVAVTAILPTVTPILAMRKGAKTSPSGRDYLGKLIHWILVKVAKALKVSLWAAATIAAAIYFGPGATVSAVYWAIARRVDSVPVPKSRIKHATLTFLEYNALLTGLLAPVIGILYLPLPRVHCPRLAIALALGAVATMAPSVRAVSHYRRDPVGYTAALLNDGILVPEVVLIGAGTSVLLLVLVGAVPAALTIVATFLFHAVIVLRRIERAAELSRRAWKLRVSRDGTGGNIPHTGGS; translated from the coding sequence GTGACCGAGCCGCTCCGTCCGCCCGAGCTCGAGGACCCGAAGAGGGTCTACGTACCCGTCGCGGGTGCCGGGATCGCGACCGCGGTTTGCCTGTACTTGATCCTCCCGCGCGGGCTCTTCCCGGCGTTGCTCGCGTTGGCGGTCACCGCGATACTCTTGGGTGTCGGCACCTTAGTCTTCCGCCGCTATCTGGGTAACCAAGTCGAGCTAACCCCGGACGCCGTGATCTTGAAGGGACCCGGCGGGACCAGGAGGATCCCCGTAGAGGACATCCTCGACGTCGAGGAGCGCGAGAGCGGCGTGGTCGTGCTGACGAAGGACCTCGAGCGCGTTCCCATGCCCTTCGACTCCGACCGGCTCAGACACGGTCTGCGCATCCTACTGGCGCATAAGAAAGGGAGCCCCGGGGACGCCGTCGTGGAGGCGGTACGCGAGCTCGGCGAGCTCCCGATCCTCGAGGTCGTAGGTGGGACCGTGTTCGCCAGGTGGCGCTGGCTCCGGGTGCCCCTCTACTCGCCCGGGGACCCTAGGTTGGAGGAGTTCCACGACCGCGTGCTCGAGGCGTGGATGGAGTGCAAAGGCCTGGGCAAGAAGCCGCCATCACCCGAGATGGTGGCCGTCACGGCGATCCTCCCCACCGTAACTCCGATACTCGCGATGAGGAAGGGCGCCAAGACATCGCCGTCCGGGCGCGACTATCTCGGGAAACTGATCCACTGGATCCTCGTCAAGGTAGCCAAGGCGCTCAAGGTCAGCCTGTGGGCGGCCGCGACGATCGCGGCCGCGATCTACTTCGGTCCGGGCGCAACCGTGAGCGCCGTCTACTGGGCGATCGCCCGCAGGGTGGACTCGGTTCCGGTCCCGAAATCCAGGATCAAGCACGCGACCCTGACCTTCCTGGAGTATAACGCCCTCCTCACGGGCCTGCTCGCCCCGGTGATCGGGATACTTTACCTGCCCCTGCCGAGGGTCCACTGTCCGCGCCTCGCGATCGCCCTGGCGTTGGGAGCCGTCGCCACGATGGCCCCCTCCGTGCGCGCGGTGTCGCATTACCGACGCGATCCCGTGGGGTACACGGCGGCCCTGCTGAACGACGGGATTCTGGTACCCGAGGTCGTCCTGATCGGAGCGGGAACCTCGGTGCTCCTGTTGGTCCTGGTGGGCGCCGTACCCGCGGCGTTGACGATCGTGGCTACGTTCCTCTTCCACGCGGTGATCGTGCTTCGGAGGATTGAACGGGCGGCCGAGCTCTCGCGACGTGCCTGGAAGCTTCGGGTGAGCCGCGACGGAACCGGTGGAAACATCCCACACACGGGAGGATCGTGA
- a CDS encoding DUF1678 family protein, translating into MVESHAHVPIPSDPVERIRALRVLREVYSRGKRPSLEVTYRTVNGSTCGPYYVARWRRDSRHKCGRTLYLGKPENESVRFVEWLVSLNRAEVLELARHLMRNLRSVLKTLLTEVSSLPYKQARRVLARGLALTFNARPSNSPQIRDLLEELPDRLESFAVRTLGGWPAHYSAHLNKIIRFRKRSLDGKHEVPDVMLELERWKLRHGT; encoded by the coding sequence TTGGTCGAGTCGCACGCTCACGTCCCGATACCCTCGGATCCCGTGGAGCGGATCCGAGCCCTCCGGGTACTACGGGAGGTGTACAGTCGTGGGAAGAGGCCGAGCCTCGAGGTGACCTATCGGACGGTGAACGGTAGCACGTGCGGTCCTTACTACGTCGCGAGATGGCGTCGCGACTCCCGACACAAGTGCGGGCGCACGCTCTACCTGGGCAAACCCGAGAACGAGAGTGTCCGGTTCGTCGAGTGGCTGGTTTCCTTAAATCGAGCAGAGGTTCTGGAGCTCGCGCGACACCTCATGCGCAACCTCCGCTCGGTACTCAAGACCCTACTCACCGAGGTCTCGAGCCTGCCATACAAACAGGCCCGACGGGTACTAGCCCGCGGGCTCGCCCTAACCTTCAACGCCAGACCCTCGAACTCACCGCAAATCCGCGACCTCCTAGAAGAACTTCCCGACCGGCTCGAATCCTTCGCCGTGAGAACCCTCGGAGGCTGGCCCGCACACTACTCCGCTCACTTGAACAAGATCATCCGTTTTAGAAAGAGATCCCTCGACGGAAAACACGAAGTACCCGACGTCATGTTAGAACTCGAACGCTGGAAACTCCGGCACGGAACGTGA
- a CDS encoding FIST signal transduction protein, which translates to MAAPLKAGVGVSKSSPEEALEGAADWGLDRIDAVLCAFSPRHDPHEVREAIVEYLEDDRCLILGLSSAGNITTDGFSDGSVAILAMELSKLVAMGMAIGTGLSEDPYRVARETVTEAAKSVEVDVSASLAPVATKLVTGNVDVTRHSLVDALLFTDDLCCLNHPEALMEALRGVLDCLGTVPRIVGGMTADEYEFERTYIFDDSGVYEDALAVLILYSSVKRGHAVDHGFVPSSEPMIVETEGVDVIRMDGEPALDVYEEVVGEEIGMETLLKYPLGVEDPGPRPYHLIRTPFEVDEEERTLKLVAQLPSGVAVRVMEPGDVEDSFKRAVQRALEDAGSPDELGAVLVFNCMARHLIVDTDDAVDLLRDLVSEDVPIFGFNCYGEYGLTPSGKFVQHNQTVVTYVLGSEVVGR; encoded by the coding sequence ATGGCCGCTCCGCTGAAAGCCGGTGTCGGTGTCTCCAAGTCCAGTCCCGAGGAGGCGCTGGAGGGGGCCGCGGATTGGGGTCTCGATAGAATCGATGCCGTCCTCTGCGCCTTCTCGCCTAGGCACGACCCCCACGAGGTTCGCGAGGCGATAGTGGAGTACCTCGAAGATGACAGGTGTCTGATCCTCGGTCTCTCGTCCGCCGGCAACATCACCACGGACGGGTTCAGCGACGGGTCCGTGGCTATCCTCGCGATGGAACTCTCCAAGCTCGTAGCCATGGGAATGGCGATCGGCACGGGCTTATCGGAGGACCCGTACAGGGTCGCGAGGGAGACGGTAACCGAGGCCGCCAAGAGCGTGGAAGTGGACGTCTCCGCCTCACTGGCACCGGTGGCGACCAAACTCGTGACCGGTAACGTGGACGTGACCCGTCACTCGCTGGTCGACGCTCTACTCTTCACCGACGATCTGTGCTGTTTGAACCACCCGGAGGCGTTGATGGAGGCACTCAGGGGCGTGCTGGACTGCCTGGGCACGGTGCCCCGAATCGTCGGCGGTATGACGGCGGACGAGTACGAGTTCGAGCGCACGTACATCTTCGACGACTCGGGCGTGTACGAGGACGCGCTGGCGGTGCTGATTCTGTACTCGTCCGTGAAACGTGGGCACGCGGTCGACCACGGTTTCGTCCCTTCCTCCGAGCCGATGATCGTGGAGACCGAGGGTGTGGACGTGATCAGGATGGACGGCGAACCCGCGCTGGACGTGTACGAGGAGGTCGTAGGTGAGGAAATCGGGATGGAAACGCTACTGAAGTACCCCTTGGGGGTCGAGGATCCGGGTCCGCGTCCGTACCACCTGATCAGGACCCCGTTCGAGGTGGACGAGGAAGAGAGAACCTTGAAGCTGGTGGCACAGCTCCCGAGCGGCGTCGCCGTCCGGGTGATGGAGCCGGGCGACGTAGAGGATTCGTTCAAGAGGGCGGTGCAGCGGGCGCTGGAGGACGCCGGCTCGCCCGATGAGCTGGGCGCCGTGCTCGTGTTCAACTGCATGGCCCGACACCTGATCGTCGACACGGACGACGCCGTAGACCTACTCCGGGACCTGGTGAGCGAGGACGTGCCCATCTTCGGGTTCAACTGCTACGGCGAGTACGGACTGACCCCCTCGGGTAAGTTCGTCCAGCACAACCAGACGGTCGTGACGTACGTGCTGGGGAGTGAGGTCGTGGGCCGGTGA
- a CDS encoding thermonuclease family protein — MPVAYFDGKPAVKIRFARVNAPEIYHPSSEEEYRLGLKAKEFVEKKIRDAGGYVKCRAYGLGKYHRIIADVYPDDEETTLSELLVERKLAEYRQYPEPDPLPRWFPREFKAHVAKVVDGDTIYVYARNGEEGPVPFEEKESMRGTVVGEYKTGTPTVPVALAVISAVIGVGLLVSARR, encoded by the coding sequence GTGCCGGTGGCGTACTTCGACGGGAAACCCGCCGTCAAGATCCGCTTCGCCAGGGTCAACGCCCCGGAGATCTACCACCCCTCCAGCGAGGAGGAGTACCGGCTCGGGCTGAAGGCCAAAGAGTTCGTCGAGAAGAAGATCCGCGACGCCGGCGGCTACGTGAAGTGCCGGGCGTACGGTCTCGGCAAGTACCACCGGATCATCGCCGACGTCTACCCCGACGACGAGGAGACGACACTCTCGGAGCTGCTCGTCGAGAGAAAGCTCGCCGAGTACCGGCAGTACCCCGAGCCCGACCCGCTCCCGAGGTGGTTCCCCCGGGAGTTCAAGGCCCACGTGGCCAAGGTGGTGGACGGGGATACCATCTACGTCTACGCGAGGAACGGGGAGGAAGGACCGGTTCCGTTCGAGGAGAAGGAGAGCATGAGAGGGACCGTCGTAGGCGAGTACAAGACCGGAACTCCGACCGTGCCGGTGGCCCTCGCCGTGATCTCCGCGGTGATCGGAGTCGGGCTGTTGGTCTCCGCCCGACGATGA